A portion of the Candidatus Binataceae bacterium genome contains these proteins:
- a CDS encoding ABC transporter ATP-binding protein, translating into MKRLLGYVRRYRARYAFASLCTLATVTLQMVIPYLSGRAINAIDAVRLDRVAWLAGAICAAALVMGVARWFSRFVFFNCGRDIEYNLRNDLFDRLTLLDPSFYERLKTGDLMSRMINDLGAVRMMVGMGALTLANTPLTYVYALSFMVNSQWRLTLASLAPFAILFVGIRRLTHSLMERSLRVQEELGAIGAKVQESLAGIHVVKAYTLHEREAMQFRALNERYNEHGLALARLRGALIPLIRGAYATALMVVLVYGSYLVTRGAMSIGALVAFMGYLAQLMWPTTALGWMISIYQRGRAAMKRLDDIFLARAPASLGDGEARLSVAGAIEWDRVWFSYFARERRALDGDGDGDGGRAPAPRDGVHDGGAAAPDPARAYYALRDISVKVAPGEKLAIVGRTGCGKSTMVKLMARLMEPTAGRVLLDGRDIRELPLGALRRAVGVVPQEPTLFSDTLARNIAFGRTDAAAADIARAARIAGLEVEIAALPHGLETVVGERGMSLSGGQKQRVTIARLLVYDPAVVVLDDALSSVDTETERAVLHSLVESVGGRTIVVVSHRASTVRDADHIIVLDEGAIAEQGTHEELMARRGIYAELFRRQLLEEELARY; encoded by the coding sequence ATGAAACGGCTGCTCGGCTACGTCCGCCGCTACCGGGCGCGCTACGCGTTCGCCAGCTTGTGCACGCTCGCCACGGTAACGCTCCAGATGGTCATCCCGTACCTGAGTGGACGGGCGATCAACGCGATCGACGCTGTCCGGCTGGACCGTGTGGCGTGGCTGGCGGGCGCGATCTGCGCCGCCGCGCTGGTGATGGGCGTGGCGCGATGGTTCTCGCGCTTCGTGTTCTTCAACTGCGGGCGCGACATCGAGTACAACCTGCGCAACGACCTCTTCGATCGCCTCACCCTGCTCGACCCCTCGTTCTACGAACGGCTGAAGACGGGCGACCTGATGTCGCGCATGATCAACGACCTCGGCGCGGTGCGGATGATGGTCGGGATGGGGGCGCTTACGCTGGCCAACACGCCGCTGACCTACGTCTACGCGCTGAGCTTCATGGTCAACTCGCAGTGGCGGCTGACGCTTGCCTCGCTGGCGCCGTTCGCGATCCTCTTCGTCGGCATCCGGCGGCTCACCCACAGCCTGATGGAGCGCAGCCTGCGCGTGCAGGAGGAGCTGGGCGCGATCGGCGCCAAGGTGCAGGAGAGCCTGGCCGGCATCCACGTCGTCAAGGCCTACACGCTGCACGAGCGCGAGGCGATGCAGTTCCGCGCGCTCAACGAGCGCTACAATGAGCACGGGCTTGCGCTCGCGCGGCTGCGCGGCGCGCTCATCCCGCTCATCCGCGGCGCCTACGCGACGGCGTTGATGGTGGTGCTGGTGTACGGGAGCTACCTGGTCACACGCGGCGCGATGTCGATCGGCGCGTTAGTCGCCTTCATGGGCTACCTGGCGCAGCTGATGTGGCCGACCACCGCGCTGGGCTGGATGATCTCGATTTACCAGCGCGGGCGCGCCGCGATGAAGCGCCTCGACGACATCTTTCTCGCCCGCGCGCCGGCCTCGCTCGGCGACGGCGAGGCGCGCCTGAGCGTGGCGGGCGCGATCGAATGGGACCGCGTGTGGTTCAGCTACTTCGCGCGCGAGCGGCGCGCTCTCGACGGCGACGGCGACGGCGACGGCGGCCGCGCGCCGGCGCCGCGCGACGGTGTGCACGACGGGGGTGCCGCGGCACCCGACCCTGCCCGAGCATACTATGCGCTGCGCGACATCTCGGTGAAGGTCGCGCCGGGTGAGAAGCTTGCGATCGTCGGCCGCACGGGCTGCGGGAAATCGACGATGGTCAAGCTGATGGCGCGGCTGATGGAGCCGACCGCGGGCCGCGTCCTGCTCGACGGCCGCGACATTCGCGAACTTCCGCTCGGCGCGCTGCGCCGCGCGGTCGGCGTGGTGCCGCAGGAGCCGACGCTGTTCTCGGACACGCTCGCGCGCAATATCGCATTCGGCCGCACGGACGCGGCGGCGGCGGATATCGCGCGCGCCGCGCGCATCGCAGGGCTGGAGGTCGAGATCGCGGCGCTGCCGCACGGGCTGGAGACCGTTGTCGGCGAGCGCGGGATGTCGCTCTCGGGCGGGCAGAAGCAGCGCGTCACCATCGCGCGGCTGCTCGTGTACGATCCCGCCGTGGTCGTGCTCGACGACGCGCTCTCCAGCGTCGATACCGAGACCGAGCGCGCGGTGCTTCACAGCCTGGTCGAGAGCGTGGGCGGGCGCACCATCGTGGTGGTGAGCCATCGCGCATCGACCGTGCGCGACGCCGACCACATCATCGTGCTCGACGAGGGCGCGATCGCCGAGCAGGGCACGCACGAGGAGCTGATGGCGCGCCGCGGAATCTACGCCGAGTTGTTCCGCCGCCAGCTGCTGGAGGAGGAGCTCGCCCGCTACTGA
- a CDS encoding ABC transporter ATP-binding protein codes for MEVAAEEQLSRVYDLRLLRWVWSFVRPYRGLFLLSLVLMPLNSLFALAQPYIWKLTIDLFLTRRTGAPPGWLRPVLHAFGVHGLLAMGCIYLLLVAGEFSSFYGQFYLTMMVAQYSLSDLRMALFKHVERLPMAFFDRTPTGRMVSRMTTDIDAINEMFSAGSLTMFIDVLTMSGIVAIMFAFNAKLALWTMCAVPPLLLILNFFSTRARVVYREIRERLAALNAYLAEALAGMAVIQLFTRERVSRAEFDALNLRSRDAQMRANIYEAGVFSAVEALSSVTIAIILWAGGGDVVRRLVTIGTLVAFIDYAQKFFLPLRDISSKYTTLQSALAAAERIEALMATPAAISSPPAARRPSSVRGEIVFDHVEFAYRPGEPVLRNLSFVVEPGRKVAIVGATGSGKTTIIKLLTRLYDVTAGRILVDGVDVREWDLTALRRAIGLVQQDVFLFAGDVFDNVRLARTDLDETRVRQALRRAQALEFVERLPGGLREEIRERGANLSAGQRQLLSFARALVYDPRVLVMDEATSSVDSGTEALIQLALDELLKERTALIIAHRLSTIERTDRILVLSQGVLRESGTHEELLARRGLYHRLFELQYAAAESAGEAVD; via the coding sequence ATGGAAGTTGCGGCGGAAGAACAACTGAGCCGGGTTTACGACCTGCGCCTGCTGCGCTGGGTGTGGAGCTTCGTGCGCCCCTACCGCGGCCTGTTCTTGCTCTCCCTCGTCCTGATGCCGCTCAACTCGCTGTTCGCGCTCGCTCAGCCTTACATCTGGAAGCTCACGATCGATCTGTTCCTGACCCGGCGGACGGGCGCGCCGCCCGGATGGCTGCGCCCGGTGCTCCACGCTTTCGGCGTGCACGGGCTGCTCGCGATGGGTTGCATCTACCTGTTGCTGGTGGCGGGCGAGTTCTCCAGCTTCTACGGGCAGTTCTATCTGACGATGATGGTGGCGCAGTACAGCCTCTCCGACCTGCGGATGGCGTTGTTCAAGCACGTCGAGCGGCTGCCGATGGCGTTTTTCGACCGCACGCCGACCGGGCGGATGGTCAGCCGGATGACCACCGACATCGACGCGATCAACGAGATGTTCAGCGCGGGCTCGCTGACGATGTTCATCGACGTGCTCACGATGTCGGGGATCGTCGCGATCATGTTCGCCTTCAACGCGAAGCTTGCGCTGTGGACGATGTGCGCAGTGCCGCCGCTGCTGCTGATCCTGAACTTCTTCAGCACCCGCGCGCGCGTGGTCTATCGCGAGATCCGCGAGCGGCTGGCCGCGCTCAACGCCTATCTGGCCGAGGCGCTGGCGGGAATGGCGGTGATCCAGCTCTTCACCCGCGAGCGGGTGAGCCGCGCCGAGTTCGACGCGCTCAACCTGCGCAGCCGCGACGCCCAGATGCGCGCCAACATTTACGAGGCCGGCGTGTTCTCGGCGGTCGAGGCGCTGAGTTCGGTGACCATCGCGATCATCCTGTGGGCGGGCGGCGGCGACGTCGTGCGCCGGCTGGTAACGATCGGCACCCTGGTCGCCTTCATCGATTACGCGCAGAAATTCTTCCTTCCCCTGCGCGACATCTCGAGCAAGTACACCACCCTGCAATCGGCGCTCGCCGCCGCCGAGCGGATCGAGGCGCTGATGGCGACGCCGGCCGCGATTTCAAGCCCGCCCGCGGCGCGTCGCCCCAGCTCGGTTCGCGGCGAGATCGTCTTCGACCACGTCGAGTTCGCCTACCGGCCGGGCGAGCCGGTGCTGCGCAACCTGAGCTTTGTCGTCGAGCCCGGGCGCAAGGTCGCGATCGTCGGCGCCACCGGCTCGGGCAAGACGACGATTATCAAGCTGCTCACGCGACTTTACGACGTGACCGCCGGGCGCATTTTGGTGGACGGTGTGGACGTGCGCGAGTGGGACCTCACTGCGCTGCGCCGCGCGATCGGGCTGGTCCAGCAGGACGTCTTCCTGTTCGCCGGCGACGTGTTCGACAACGTTCGCCTCGCGCGCACCGACCTCGACGAGACGCGCGTGCGCCAGGCGCTGCGCCGCGCGCAGGCGCTGGAGTTCGTCGAGCGCCTGCCGGGCGGGCTGCGCGAGGAGATCCGCGAGCGCGGCGCCAACCTCTCCGCCGGCCAGCGCCAACTGCTCTCGTTCGCACGCGCGCTCGTCTACGACCCGCGGGTGCTGGTGATGGACGAGGCGACCTCCAGCGTGGACAGCGGCACCGAAGCCCTGATCCAGCTCGCACTCGACGAGTTGCTGAAGGAGCGCACGGCCCTGATCATCGCGCACCGCCTGTCCACCATCGAGCGCACCGACCGCATCCTGGTCCTGAGCCAGGGCGTGCTGCGCGAGAGCGGCACGCACGAGGAACTGCTCGCGCGCCGCGGCCTGTACCATCGCCTCTTCGAGTTGCAGTACGCGGCGGCCGAGAGCGCCGGCGAGGCCGTGGACTGA
- a CDS encoding aminopeptidase, with amino-acid sequence MLTVGAAGLSGCGGAGYVARAAWEEVRILWRRQPIDAVLSRADLSSDVRERLKTVVAVREFARQRLGLNVGGAYATISEVDKGAIVWVVMAAPRDSLQPYTWWFPIVGEVPYRGYFDKADAEAEASAMEARGYDTLVRPAVAFSSLGFFNDPLLSNLLRLDRVELAGVIIHELFHRTYFLAGDVRFDESAATYVGSAGAVKFFEATEGANSADAEAARGVLESDLKFARFLARESERLRKLYEGGLPQAEILKRRAPIFAEINADYARLKPQLSGLERFDLDKVAINNAVLINYLIYFHDLDNFAALDRIYRGDLNATVRAIIALAESDRVNPFYAIWLATRVGPQRAATSPGSIPLSATAPTPLP; translated from the coding sequence ATGCTGACGGTGGGCGCCGCGGGGCTGAGCGGATGCGGCGGCGCGGGCTACGTCGCGCGGGCGGCATGGGAGGAGGTGCGTATCCTGTGGCGGCGCCAGCCCATCGACGCCGTGCTCAGCCGCGCCGATCTCTCCTCCGACGTGCGCGAGCGGCTCAAGACGGTGGTGGCGGTGCGCGAATTCGCGCGCCAGCGGCTGGGGCTCAACGTCGGCGGCGCTTACGCAACGATCTCGGAGGTCGATAAGGGGGCAATCGTATGGGTCGTGATGGCGGCGCCGCGCGACTCGCTCCAACCCTACACCTGGTGGTTCCCGATCGTCGGCGAGGTGCCCTACCGCGGCTACTTCGACAAGGCCGACGCCGAGGCCGAGGCCTCGGCAATGGAGGCGCGCGGGTACGATACGCTGGTGCGTCCGGCGGTCGCCTTCTCCAGCCTCGGCTTCTTCAACGATCCGCTGCTCTCCAACCTACTGCGCCTGGACCGGGTCGAGCTCGCGGGCGTGATAATCCACGAGTTGTTCCATCGCACCTACTTCCTCGCCGGCGACGTGAGGTTCGACGAGTCGGCGGCGACCTACGTCGGCAGCGCGGGCGCGGTGAAGTTCTTCGAGGCGACCGAGGGGGCGAATTCGGCCGACGCCGAGGCGGCGCGCGGCGTGCTCGAAAGCGACCTGAAGTTCGCCCGGTTCCTTGCACGCGAATCAGAGCGGCTGCGCAAGCTGTACGAGGGCGGGCTGCCGCAGGCGGAGATCCTCAAGCGCCGGGCGCCGATTTTTGCGGAAATCAACGCCGACTACGCGCGGCTCAAGCCGCAACTGTCGGGGCTCGAGCGCTTCGATCTCGACAAGGTGGCGATCAACAACGCGGTGCTGATCAATTATCTGATCTATTTTCACGACCTCGACAACTTCGCCGCCCTGGACCGGATCTACCGCGGCGACTTAAATGCGACGGTAAGGGCGATAATCGCACTCGCCGAGTCCGACCGGGTGAATCCCTTCTACGCTATTTGGTTGGCCACACGCGTCGGTCCGCAGCGCGCCGCCACCTCGCCGGGCAGTATCCCGCTTTCCGCCACCGCCCCGACGCCGCTTCCATAG
- a CDS encoding class I SAM-dependent methyltransferase — MPAREIIDGVLGLLDDLPARGTRALDVSCRNGEVLAELARRGFEVRGTRFERGLAPIEGIPIDEGVDLTRGLPYPDASFDLVLLTEVIEHLENHRAAICELARVLRPGGRLVLTTPNIMRLDSRLGFLLSGMHKAKRRAMPLDTPLAEAHRYHNYPIAFPLLYYLLRINGLGVERLGHGKVKPLSWALYALLYPLVAANTRYRLLARERGAEARELNRELMRWMLERRVLVEDNLIVRARKSSPHAAAAR; from the coding sequence ATGCCCGCGCGCGAGATTATCGACGGCGTCCTCGGCCTGCTGGACGACCTGCCCGCGCGCGGGACGCGTGCGCTCGACGTGAGTTGCCGCAACGGCGAAGTGCTGGCCGAGCTGGCGCGGCGCGGCTTCGAGGTGCGCGGCACGCGCTTCGAGCGCGGCCTCGCGCCGATCGAGGGCATCCCGATCGACGAAGGCGTCGATCTGACGCGCGGTCTGCCCTACCCCGACGCCAGCTTCGACCTCGTCCTGCTGACCGAGGTGATCGAGCACCTGGAGAACCATCGCGCGGCAATCTGCGAGCTCGCGCGCGTGCTGCGCCCGGGCGGCCGGCTGGTGCTGACCACGCCGAACATCATGCGGCTCGACTCGCGGTTGGGCTTTTTGCTCTCCGGAATGCACAAGGCCAAGCGGCGGGCGATGCCGCTCGACACGCCGCTTGCCGAGGCGCATCGCTACCACAACTATCCGATCGCGTTTCCGCTGCTCTACTACCTGCTGCGGATCAACGGCCTCGGCGTCGAGCGCCTCGGCCACGGCAAGGTCAAGCCGCTTAGCTGGGCGCTGTACGCGCTGCTCTATCCGCTGGTCGCGGCCAACACGCGCTACCGTCTGCTCGCGCGCGAGCGCGGCGCCGAGGCGCGCGAGCTTAACCGCGAGCTGATGCGCTGGATGCTCGAGCGGCGCGTGCTGGTCGAGGACAACTTGATCGTGCGCGCGCGCAAATCCTCCCCGCACGCGGCGGCGGCGCGATGA